The following nucleotide sequence is from Psychroflexus torquis ATCC 700755.
TTTTTTCTTAGATGAATGTAGAATCACCAATAATGTTCCCGTGGGGACAACAACATGGTGTTTTGAAGATAATTACCCTTTGGTTGAGCTCACTGACGATAGAATGGTTTTTTCAAATGCTATATTTATAGGAGAACAGACTTTTGGTTTTGTATTTGAAAAAATAAATGAATAGAACTCTTAAAAAGACCATTGCTAAAAACGTCTTCTACCATGTTAATTGAATACGCTTTGTATGTGCTTGTTTTAAGCTGAGCGCAGTTGAGATGATATAGGGGTGAAGTGGTATGTGTGTGAAATAGGATTAAAAAGTATAATGAAACGCGCTTTTTAGAAACGATCCAGAGTTTGCAAAAGGCTAGGAGCAAAGCGGCATGTGTGTGAAATGGAAATAAAGAGTATAATGAAACGCGCTTTTTAGAAACAATTCAGAGTTTGCCAAAGGCTAGGAGTGTAGTGGTAAGTATGTGAAATGGAAATGATCCAGAGTTTGCCAAAGGCTAGGAGCGAAGTGGCATGTGTGTGAAATACGAAGTGATATAGAAAGTCGCTTTTTAGAAATGATCTAGAGTTTGCCAAAGGCTAGGAGCGAAGTGGTATGTTATGGAAACGACCCAAAGCCTGCCAAAGGCTAGGAGTGTAGTGACATGTGTGTGAAATGGAAACGATCCAGAGTTTGCCAAAGGCTAGGAGCGAAGTGGTATGTTATGGAAACGATCCAAAGCCTGCAAAAGGGCAGGAGTGTAGTGACATGTGTGTGGAATACGAAATGATATAGAAAGTGATATAGAAAGTCGCCTTGATTGGATTCTTTTAAAAATGTCCTTAGGAAAGGGAGGTTACTTTTAAACTGGAAAAAAACTATTTATTGTGCAATTAGGAAACTGCATATCGTAGACAAGAGGGTATGAGAGCTCGTTCCTGTCGAAGTATTTGCAGCAATTCTTTCCAATAGTTAATAGAACTAAGGGTAAGCCATTAGGAGCTAAAAAATTGAAGACTTGATTGGTTTTTATAAAGATTTTTATTTTTTACGGAGATTTTTTAAAACTATCAATGGCGTATCGAATACTATTAAATCTGTGGTGACAGGATTTAATAAATTTAAATAAAGCACAAATCAACCGGCGTTTTAAAAAAAAATTTCAATCCATTAAAACTTCGTGAACAATTTCGCCCGAGGCCATTTTATACAGGACAAAGCTTTGGTAAAAAATACAGTCCATCTAGCATATCAACGTCCTTATGATCCCTTACTCAAAAGGACTTTTTTCTCTGTTGATTCGTTAAAAACGCATCTTTATCTACTGGATTTAAATTGTCCTTTCCACTGGTATGTCTGCTCTTCTTACATTTGGAGCTTTACTTGTCTCTCCGAGTCTAACAGTGCCTCATATTAAATTTTACCTGCCTTTACCTGACAAGACTCTATCTTAAAAAAAAAAAACCACTGAAAAGAATCATCAGCCTTATCTTACACTTCTAATAAAACTACTCTTTAATAAATTGGAGATCAATAATTAATTTGATAGTATCACTTACAACGATATTGCCTGCTTCTATTAGTGCATTCCAAGTAAGATTAAACTCTTTTCTACTGATAGCCCCTTTGACTTTAAAGCTTGCTTTGGTTTGCCCAGTAAGGTCTGTTGCGACATCGCCAAAATCTACATCTAAAGAAATCTCCTTAGTGATGTCTCTTATCGTTAAATTTCCAATTAGCACATTGCCGTCAAATGATTTAGAGGTAAAGACTAATTCAGGATAAGCTTCTACATTAAAAAAATTGTCTGCCTTTAAATGGCTATCTCTTTTGCTGTTTTTTGTAGTGATAGAATTTGTTTGTGCTGTAAAATTAATTTGTGAATGATTAAAGTTTTCAGTTTCAGATACACTGGTTGCCTTAAAATCTTCAAAATGACCTGTTACTGCTGAAATCATCATATACTTTGCTTTAAAGCCAATTTCAGAATGCGTTTGGTCAATGTTCCATTTTGTTTTCATTTTATGTATTATTTTAAAGTTAGTGTTTGATTTATGCATTTCGATAGCCGAAATTATTTAAATCTTAGTTCATTTTGTTCTGTTTTATGCTTTACCTGTTTAATAATTTCTTTTTGTTTAACCATCAATTGATTTAGGAGATGAGTTCTACATCTGTAATTTCAAAAGAGGATAAAAAGTGAATAATTTATTTTGAAGAGAAATCTGTAGCACTTCAAATTGAAACGGGCTCACATTCGCTAAAGACGCGTATTGTAACGTATGGTTTAGATGTTATTAGTCAATCTAGTTTTTATAAAAATTTAATGGACAACACTCAAACCATTGCTCAGGTGGGTTGAAGTTAAGTCTCCAAGATGGTTCACTAATCACAACAAGTAAGGCTTTAAAATTATTTGATATACAAGATTATGACTAATAGAACTGAAAATGCTCTATCCACTTGTTTTATAAAATGCAAATATCTTGTCCTATAATGTTCTGCGTGGAGTTTATCCTGAGCGCAGTCGAAGGGTCACTTTGCTTTGGTAAAAGCGAAAGTTCAATACACCTTTTCCTTTATTTTTTCTTGACTAATGTTTCTTCTGAGATGTTAATGGAACACTTCTTATGCGAAGACGCAGTAGGGAAGCGTAATGTGTGTGGAATGGTAAGCTAGTTAGAAAATGTAAGTAATTTACTCAAAATTTAATTTTACCAATCGTCAAGAGTATTTCCTAATTCTACTGAGTGTTTCACGAGTAATTCCTAAAAACTTGGCGAGTTCTTTTTGAGGAAGGTCTTGAATGAAATAAGGCATGTTCTTTTGTAGATAACTATATTTTTCTTTAGCAGTTAATGCCTGTAAAAAAAATACACGTTCTTCGGATTGTATTAAATATATTTCTAACATCTCCCGAACAAATGTTTCTACTTCGTGATACATTTCAACTAACTGATAACATTTATCTCGAGGTACCTTTAAATAGGTGCAATCGGCTATCACTTTAATCCCTTCGTTTGTAGGTGTACGTTCTACGAAACTACGAAAAGCTGTGACTAAGTCCCCTGCAAAATTAAACCAGATAATATGTTCAGTACCATCTTCCTTATCTCTAAACTGTTTTGTAATGCCCGATTGTAAAATATACAAATACTTACAGGTCGAGTTTGAAGGTTCTAAAATCTCACCTTTACTGGCAAAGCCTTGTTTGAATGCCTCATTAAAATCTTGGTATGCTTGACTATTTTTTAATTTTAAAGCTTCCAACTTTTGGTTTAAGACATCTTGCATAAGTACTTTCCTTATAAAGATAAGCAAAGTATCTAGATCTCAAAGTACG
It contains:
- a CDS encoding Crp/Fnr family transcriptional regulator — its product is MQDVLNQKLEALKLKNSQAYQDFNEAFKQGFASKGEILEPSNSTCKYLYILQSGITKQFRDKEDGTEHIIWFNFAGDLVTAFRSFVERTPTNEGIKVIADCTYLKVPRDKCYQLVEMYHEVETFVREMLEIYLIQSEERVFFLQALTAKEKYSYLQKNMPYFIQDLPQKELAKFLGITRETLSRIRKYS
- a CDS encoding YceI family protein, yielding MKTKWNIDQTHSEIGFKAKYMMISAVTGHFEDFKATSVSETENFNHSQINFTAQTNSITTKNSKRDSHLKADNFFNVEAYPELVFTSKSFDGNVLIGNLTIRDITKEISLDVDFGDVATDLTGQTKASFKVKGAISRKEFNLTWNALIEAGNIVVSDTIKLIIDLQFIKE